The Lucilia cuprina isolate Lc7/37 chromosome 5, ASM2204524v1, whole genome shotgun sequence genome includes a window with the following:
- the LOC111690687 gene encoding dnaJ protein homolog 1 has product MGKDFYKILGINKTANDDEIKKAYRKLALKYHPDKNKTPQAEERFKEIAEAYEVLSDKKKRDIYDQYGEEGLKGGVPGGAGHEGGGTYTYHGDPRATFAQFFGNADPFGLFFGGGDPSRIFESQNIFMGDNDDIYTQMSGGGGPGGAFRSQSFNVQPNRKRQTQDPPIEHDLYVSLEEVDKGCVKKMKISRMSLATGQARKEEKVLNITVKPGWKAGTKITFQQEGDQTPGKIPADIIFIIRDKAHPLFKREGSDLRYSAQVSLKQALCGTTVSVPTLQGDRITINTQGEIIKPTTVKRISGRGLPFPKEPSRRGDLMVSFDIKFPDSIQPGTKELLSEILPN; this is encoded by the coding sequence ATGGGaaaagatttctataaaattcttGGCATCAATAAAACTGCCAATGATGATGAAATAAAGAAAGCCTATCGCAAATTGGCTTTGAAATACCATCCCGACAAGAATAAGACACCACAGGCTGAGGAACGTTTTAAGGAAATTGCAGAGGCTTATGAGGTACTGTCGGACAAAAAGAAACGTGATATTTATGATCAGTATGGTGAAGAAGGACTAAAGGGTGGTGTTCCCGGAGGTGCAGGCCATGAAGGTGGTGGCACCTACACTTATCATGGCGATCCAAGAGCTACATTTGCCCAGTTCTTTGGCAATGCTGATCCCTTTGGTTTGTTCTTTGGTGGCGGTGATCCCTCACGCATTTTTGaatcacaaaatattttcatgggTGACAATGATGACATTTATACACAAATGTCTGGAGGCGGTGGTCCCGGAGGAGCATTCCGTTCACAGTCCTTTAATGTTCAACCTAATCGCAAACGTCAAACCCAAGATCCTCCCATTGAACATGATTTGTACGTTTCCTTAGAGGAGGTGGATAAGGGCTgtgttaagaaaatgaaaatatcaCGCATGTCTTTGGCTACCGGACAGGCCCGCAAAGAAGAGAAGGTCTTAAATATAACTGTTAAACCTGGCTGGAAGGCTGGCACTAAAATCACCTTCCAACAAGAGGGCGATCAGACTCCCGGTAAAATTCCTGCCGATATTATTTTCATCATACGTGATAAAGCTCATCCATTGTTTAAACGTGAAGGCAGTGATTTGCGCTACAGTGCCCAAGTAAGTCTGAAACAGGCCTTATGCGGCACCACAGTTTCCGTACCCACTCTACAGGGTGATCGCATAACCATCAATACACAAGGTGAAATCATTAAACCCACCACCGTAAAACGTATTAGTGGTCGGGGGTTGCCTTTCCCTAAGGAACCATCACGTCGTGGTGATCTGATGGTGTCGTTTGATATCAAATTCCCCGATTCAATACAGCCGGGTACAAAGGAGCTGCTCAGTGAGATTTTACCCAACTAG